One window of Planifilum fulgidum genomic DNA carries:
- a CDS encoding DMT family transporter — protein MSANNRAAYLLLLAVTVIWGYTWVAQKLGLHYMGPFSFSVFRFGLGSLILIGLILLKRNPSVTARDLPALLLLGLMMTTATFSFWMVGMRHVSAGTAALIAYTMPMWTMLLAHRFLDEPLTVQKGAGLVAGLGGLALIAGPSAASGQDLLGAFLVLLGSISWAASNVLTKARFSNRDMLAVTGIQMFFGAAGLFLLTLFFEPSPLPKRWTTELIALILFTGILASAFSFFAWFYALSRLPAGKTAFSVLLVPVFALLFDWLQMDEPVTWETAAGCILVLTGIALVQRSEEAKKAPPRNAEKTARE, from the coding sequence AGCTCGGCCTCCACTACATGGGCCCCTTTTCCTTTTCCGTATTTCGTTTCGGCCTCGGCTCCCTCATCCTCATCGGACTCATCTTGCTGAAAAGAAACCCTTCCGTCACCGCCAGGGATCTTCCCGCCCTGCTTCTGCTGGGTCTTATGATGACCACCGCCACTTTTTCCTTTTGGATGGTCGGCATGCGTCACGTGTCCGCGGGAACCGCGGCGCTGATCGCCTACACGATGCCCATGTGGACGATGCTTCTCGCCCACCGGTTCCTGGATGAACCCCTGACCGTCCAAAAAGGAGCGGGACTTGTGGCCGGTCTGGGGGGACTCGCCCTGATCGCCGGCCCTTCGGCGGCCTCGGGACAGGATCTGCTCGGCGCCTTCCTCGTTCTCTTGGGCTCCATCTCCTGGGCCGCCAGCAACGTGCTGACCAAGGCGCGCTTTTCCAACCGCGACATGCTGGCGGTCACGGGCATCCAGATGTTTTTCGGGGCCGCCGGGCTGTTCCTCCTCACCCTGTTCTTCGAACCGTCCCCGCTTCCAAAGCGGTGGACAACGGAGCTGATCGCCCTCATCCTCTTCACCGGCATTCTGGCCTCCGCCTTCAGCTTCTTCGCGTGGTTTTACGCCCTCTCCCGCCTTCCGGCCGGAAAGACCGCCTTCTCGGTGCTGCTCGTCCCCGTCTTCGCCCTGCTGTTCGACTGGCTTCAGATGGACGAACCGGTCACCTGGGAGACGGCCGCCGGATGCATCCTCGTGTTGACCGGAATCGCCCTGGTTCAGCGTTCGGAGGAGGCAAAAAAAGCCCCTCCCCGAAACGCGGAAAAAACGGCTCGGGAATGA